Proteins from a single region of Pseudomonas sp. 10S4:
- a CDS encoding response regulator, with product MTAVVLPAVPRVLIAEADPWSRDLLKQVLLNVRCDARLDLCADGQQAMELLATVPYDLVIVDWELPGIDGLNVLRSVRQRKRNPPLPFILMSNRNDSASVREALPLAPTAYLTKPLDMENLTHRLQELLLNAGEEVSCEAPTLAPGMTLSVYLERRREQTDGAPLMTDVQLAVKRSLNPNGLDLTLLEAEVRNDPQITAVLIAAANSAAQHHGAAVQTLSQALLRLGTAQSMNLILGLALKRCARLSDPQLADYAERYWDLSLRTAEYGRTLARLLDLDQERCYCAGMLHRLGDLALLRCLQEWKQAGGELDEWEEVGEALAAFGAGYGSALRTRWRLPLELRELIAAVYQLGGGVYSREALVMNMAAQLARLTEHEGIEELSKSRTARLLKIGLPELMRLRKK from the coding sequence ATGACCGCTGTGGTTTTACCCGCTGTACCGCGTGTGCTGATTGCCGAGGCCGACCCCTGGTCCCGCGACCTGCTCAAGCAGGTGTTGTTGAATGTGCGTTGCGACGCACGGCTGGATCTGTGTGCCGACGGCCAGCAGGCGATGGAACTGCTGGCGACCGTGCCTTACGATCTGGTGATCGTCGACTGGGAATTGCCCGGTATCGATGGCTTGAACGTCTTGCGTAGCGTGCGTCAGCGCAAACGTAATCCGCCGTTGCCGTTCATTCTGATGAGCAACCGCAACGACAGTGCCAGTGTGCGTGAAGCCTTGCCTTTGGCGCCCACCGCGTATCTGACCAAACCCCTGGATATGGAAAACCTGACTCACCGTTTGCAGGAACTGCTACTGAACGCTGGGGAAGAAGTGTCCTGCGAGGCACCCACGCTGGCGCCGGGCATGACCTTGTCGGTGTACCTGGAGCGTCGGCGTGAGCAGACGGACGGCGCGCCGTTGATGACCGATGTGCAACTGGCGGTTAAACGCAGCCTTAACCCCAATGGTCTCGATCTGACGCTGCTGGAAGCTGAGGTCCGCAATGATCCGCAAATCACTGCGGTGCTGATCGCCGCCGCCAACAGTGCGGCCCAGCATCATGGCGCCGCGGTGCAAACCTTGTCCCAGGCGCTGCTTCGCTTGGGCACCGCGCAAAGCATGAACCTGATTCTGGGCCTGGCCCTCAAGCGCTGTGCGCGGCTCAGTGATCCGCAGTTGGCGGACTATGCCGAACGTTATTGGGATTTGTCGCTGCGTACGGCCGAATATGGCCGGACCCTGGCGCGTTTGCTGGACCTGGACCAGGAGCGCTGCTATTGCGCGGGGATGCTGCATCGCCTCGGCGATCTGGCGTTGCTGCGTTGTTTGCAGGAATGGAAGCAGGCCGGTGGCGAGCTGGATGAATGGGAAGAGGTCGGTGAGGCGCTGGCCGCGTTCGGCGCGGGCTACGGTTCGGCGCTGCGCACGCGCTGGCGTCTGCCGCTGGAACTGCGGGAACTGATTGCGGCGGTCTACCAGCTCGGTGGCGGGGTTTATTCGCGCGAAGCACTGGTGATGAACATGGCCGCGCAACTGGCGCGCCTGACCGAACACGAGGGCATTGAGGAACTGTCGAAGAGCCGGACGGCGCGGTTGCTCAAGATCGGATTGCCAGAGCTGATGCGACTACGCAAAAAGTAG
- the gabT gene encoding 4-aminobutyrate--2-oxoglutarate transaminase translates to MSKTNASLMKRREAAVPRGVGQIHPIFAESAKNATVTDVEGREFIDFAGGIAVLNTGHLHPKIIAAVTAQLNKLTHTCFQVLAYEPYVELCEKINAKVPGDFAKKTLLVTTGSEAVENAVKIARAATGRAGVIAFTGAYHGRTMMTLGLTGKVVPYSAGMGLMPGGIFRALYPNELHGVSVDDSIASIERIFKNDAEPRDIAAIIIEPVQGEGGFYVAPKAFMKRLRELCDQHGILLIADEVQTGAGRTGTFFAMEQMGVSADLTTFAKSIAGGFPLAGVCGKAEYMDAIAPGGLGGTYAGSPIACAAALAVMEVFEEEHLLDRCKAVGERLVTGLKAIQAKYPVIGEVRALGAMIAVELFVDGDSHKPNAPAVAAVVAKARDKGLILLSCGTYGNVLRVLVPLTSPDEQLDKGLAIIEECFSEL, encoded by the coding sequence ATGAGCAAGACAAACGCATCCCTGATGAAACGCCGCGAAGCCGCTGTACCACGCGGTGTTGGCCAGATTCACCCGATCTTCGCCGAATCCGCGAAGAACGCCACCGTGACCGACGTTGAAGGTCGCGAGTTCATCGACTTCGCCGGCGGTATCGCCGTGCTGAACACCGGTCACCTGCACCCGAAAATCATCGCCGCCGTGACCGCGCAGCTGAACAAGCTTACTCACACCTGCTTCCAGGTGCTGGCTTACGAGCCGTACGTAGAACTGTGCGAAAAAATCAACGCCAAGGTGCCAGGTGATTTCGCCAAGAAAACCCTGCTGGTGACCACCGGTTCCGAAGCTGTAGAGAACGCCGTGAAAATCGCCCGTGCCGCCACTGGCCGTGCTGGCGTGATCGCGTTCACCGGCGCTTACCACGGCCGTACCATGATGACCCTGGGTCTGACCGGTAAAGTCGTGCCTTACTCGGCCGGCATGGGCCTGATGCCAGGCGGCATCTTCCGCGCGCTGTACCCGAATGAACTGCACGGTGTGAGCGTCGACGATTCGATCGCCAGCATCGAACGCATCTTCAAGAACGACGCCGAGCCGCGTGACATCGCTGCCATCATCATCGAGCCGGTTCAGGGCGAAGGCGGTTTCTACGTCGCGCCTAAAGCGTTCATGAAGCGTCTGCGTGAATTGTGCGACCAGCACGGCATTCTGTTGATCGCTGACGAAGTGCAAACCGGCGCTGGCCGTACCGGCACTTTCTTCGCCATGGAACAGATGGGCGTATCCGCCGACCTGACCACCTTCGCCAAATCCATCGCTGGCGGCTTCCCGTTGGCCGGTGTGTGCGGCAAGGCTGAATACATGGACGCCATTGCTCCAGGCGGCCTGGGCGGCACCTACGCGGGTAGCCCGATCGCTTGCGCCGCGGCCCTGGCCGTGATGGAAGTGTTCGAAGAAGAACACCTGCTGGATCGCTGCAAAGCGGTTGGCGAGCGTCTGGTGACTGGCCTCAAAGCCATCCAGGCCAAGTACCCGGTGATCGGCGAAGTCCGTGCCCTGGGCGCGATGATCGCGGTTGAGCTGTTTGTCGACGGCGACAGCCACAAGCCGAACGCGCCTGCAGTGGCAGCGGTTGTGGCCAAGGCGCGCGACAAGGGCCTGATCCTGCTGTCCTGCGGCACCTACGGCAACGTTCTGCGCGTCCTGGTACCGCTGACTTCGCCGGACGAGCAACTGGACAAAGGCCTGGCGATCATCGAAGAGTGTTTCTCTGAGCTCTGA
- a CDS encoding tyrosine-type recombinase/integrase: protein MKRTEIKRRPLADTTLAGLEPENTTYREQDGNGLYFRVKANGQKSWELRYKKPDGKWSWLGLGGYPEISGSLARQKAAQLRDDASTGKNPLVSKQARKIADRVAANNTFEALGREWFEARRSSWEAGTSRRVLGALELHVFPVFGKRIYTEILPLEWMEFLRGMEQKGIIEQMGRVRAFCKEIYDLARVTGRAIHNPLEGLNKFLQTRSAENYAHVSIEELPALLRAINSYPHAKDVRLGLQLLALLAARPSEIREARWSEIDLNKKLWTIPAERMKRRREHVVPLSRQAIEAITELRTLTGAYPLLFPGRKDRTIPRSNTVFLMALRRLGYAGRQTGHGFRHIASTILNEQGFDENHIEAQLSHVKEGIAGVYNKAVYLPQRKVMMQWYADHLDELATGNVVQGQFGKVI from the coding sequence GTGAAGCGTACTGAAATCAAACGCCGCCCACTGGCCGACACTACTCTCGCAGGATTGGAGCCGGAGAATACGACGTACCGGGAGCAAGACGGCAACGGCTTGTATTTTCGGGTGAAGGCAAATGGGCAGAAGTCGTGGGAGTTGCGCTACAAAAAACCAGATGGGAAATGGTCCTGGCTGGGCCTAGGCGGTTACCCCGAAATCAGTGGTTCGCTAGCCAGGCAGAAGGCGGCGCAACTGCGGGATGACGCATCGACTGGTAAAAATCCTTTAGTCAGTAAGCAGGCTCGTAAGATTGCTGACCGAGTGGCTGCCAACAACACTTTCGAAGCATTAGGCCGCGAATGGTTTGAGGCTAGGCGCTCAAGCTGGGAAGCCGGCACGTCCCGTCGAGTCCTTGGAGCCCTGGAGCTTCACGTATTCCCCGTTTTCGGCAAACGCATCTACACAGAAATACTGCCCCTTGAATGGATGGAGTTTCTGCGCGGCATGGAGCAGAAAGGGATCATTGAGCAAATGGGCAGAGTTCGGGCTTTCTGCAAAGAGATCTATGACTTGGCACGCGTGACAGGTCGAGCGATCCACAACCCCCTTGAAGGCCTCAATAAATTTCTACAGACGCGCAGTGCTGAAAATTATGCACACGTATCAATAGAAGAGTTGCCTGCATTACTTCGCGCCATCAACTCTTACCCTCACGCGAAGGACGTCCGTCTAGGTCTTCAGTTGCTGGCCTTATTAGCGGCACGCCCGAGTGAGATTCGAGAAGCACGCTGGTCAGAGATCGACCTCAACAAAAAGCTATGGACGATTCCAGCCGAGCGAATGAAGCGTCGGCGCGAGCATGTAGTGCCTCTATCTCGCCAGGCCATTGAAGCGATAACGGAGCTGCGCACGCTAACAGGGGCATACCCCCTTCTCTTCCCTGGCAGAAAAGACCGAACCATCCCCCGTAGCAATACCGTCTTTCTGATGGCGCTGCGCAGACTGGGATACGCGGGCCGGCAAACAGGCCATGGCTTCCGCCATATCGCGAGCACGATCCTTAATGAACAGGGCTTTGACGAGAACCACATTGAGGCCCAGCTTTCTCATGTAAAAGAGGGAATTGCTGGGGTGTATAACAAAGCGGTGTACCTGCCTCAGCGCAAAGTCATGATGCAATGGTATGCAGATCACCTCGATGAACTAGCCACTGGCAACGTGGTGCAAGGTCAATTTGGAAAGGTGATATGA
- a CDS encoding response regulator — translation MIKILIIDDEYTKISAISEVAMAFDDSVIIEHASTSNEARRKLQAAEYDLLIIDLNLPAALGSSPTRNGGLDFLIS, via the coding sequence ATGATTAAAATCCTTATTATTGATGATGAATATACGAAAATTTCAGCCATTTCTGAAGTTGCGATGGCTTTTGATGACTCTGTTATAATTGAGCATGCTAGCACCTCCAACGAGGCCCGTCGTAAACTCCAGGCAGCAGAGTATGATCTTTTAATCATTGATCTGAATCTGCCTGCGGCGCTAGGCTCTTCGCCAACGCGCAATGGGGGACTAGATTTTTTGATATCCTAA
- a CDS encoding DUF927 domain-containing protein, whose amino-acid sequence MSQRQSNSAKRPSFADVKAAALKDINRVLTHWLPNGKRVDGGKEYTAPNPTRSDKRAGSLKISLSKGTWSDFATGDKGGDLIDLVRYLDGGTDVEACKKLADLLNVSPGAAQAKPAPAKTKAPEWSAIQPIPAEAINKCPAKHRQHGAPSKVWIYRDAQGRPLMALYRFDLGPDEDGKPKKVFAPLTWCQRADGQTTQWRWQGLPDPRPLLHLDELAQRADAPVALCEGEKAADAAAELLTGYVATCWPNGSNSWHKADLTPLKGRNVLLWPDNDVSGKACMETVADKLREIGAASVRVIALDVFKRKPTLKNERAAFAKGGQWDDGDDAADALAKGWTTAHFAELESSGELFGVVVEKPEPEQAQTKPEPKTKAPAKRPAKPKNDLMPGGFRLTSEGVFYSGEDGEARPVCSPLEILARTRDDKGQNWGLLVEFDDPDGAKKRWNIPARTMTGDFGKDVLGPLVDMGLRLAGSRSGRNARNDLQSYLGGFDSAQRARLVTRLGWHDSAFLLPEQQVGAHSEHLHFYEAGSQLPPISEGGTLEQWQEQIGALCIGNHRLAFVVGVAFAGPLLHMLGHESGGFHLYGDSSGGKTTHLQVAASIYGGPRLVRSWRSTDNALESIAAAHSDGLLVLDEIGMCDPRIIGETVYMLGNGTGKARANDRGQAGRQVQEWRLLFLSTGEKTLAQHMAEANKELKAGMEVRMLAVPADASKGLGMFDALNGFEDAAALADALKARVAKYYGTPLTAFLTALCEPGKRHGWSAILRRTLEGFIAQSLPASASGQAHRAAARFGLAAAAGELATAMGITGWPDGTATTAARVCLNAWMNERGGAGNFEGDAILARLRQVIERFGESRFTRWESAAAKIDEHGPRTIDRLGFRKTLEHGLGDALHTTNTYYVLPEAWRSEIFRGMNINAVNKELLQRGVLEPSSDGKASSLVRLPGLGQQRCYIVKTIPGMDESEARAA is encoded by the coding sequence ATGAGCCAACGCCAAAGCAACTCCGCGAAACGTCCCAGCTTCGCCGACGTGAAAGCCGCTGCACTGAAAGACATTAATCGTGTCCTGACGCACTGGCTGCCCAACGGCAAGCGCGTGGACGGCGGCAAGGAATACACCGCCCCCAATCCGACCCGCAGCGATAAACGCGCCGGTTCGCTCAAGATCAGTCTGAGCAAGGGCACCTGGTCCGACTTTGCCACTGGCGACAAGGGCGGCGACCTGATCGATCTGGTGCGTTATCTGGACGGCGGCACCGACGTCGAGGCCTGTAAAAAACTGGCAGATCTGCTCAACGTTTCGCCCGGCGCCGCACAGGCGAAGCCAGCGCCCGCCAAGACAAAAGCACCTGAGTGGAGTGCCATTCAGCCGATCCCGGCCGAGGCCATTAACAAGTGCCCGGCCAAGCACCGGCAACACGGCGCGCCGTCCAAGGTGTGGATCTATCGTGATGCACAGGGCCGGCCACTCATGGCGCTCTACCGCTTCGACCTCGGTCCCGATGAAGACGGCAAGCCGAAGAAGGTCTTTGCGCCACTGACGTGGTGCCAGCGCGCCGATGGCCAGACCACGCAATGGCGTTGGCAGGGGCTGCCGGATCCGCGTCCACTGCTGCACCTTGATGAACTGGCCCAACGCGCAGATGCGCCGGTTGCCCTGTGCGAAGGCGAGAAAGCCGCCGACGCCGCCGCTGAATTACTGACGGGCTACGTGGCCACCTGCTGGCCGAACGGTTCCAACTCCTGGCACAAGGCCGACCTGACGCCGCTCAAGGGTCGAAACGTGCTGTTGTGGCCGGACAACGATGTCAGCGGTAAAGCCTGCATGGAAACCGTCGCCGACAAGCTGCGTGAGATCGGCGCCGCCTCGGTTCGAGTCATCGCGTTGGACGTGTTCAAACGCAAGCCCACGCTGAAGAATGAACGCGCCGCCTTCGCCAAAGGTGGTCAATGGGACGACGGCGACGATGCCGCTGATGCACTCGCCAAGGGCTGGACAACTGCCCATTTCGCTGAGCTGGAAAGCAGCGGTGAACTGTTTGGTGTGGTTGTCGAAAAGCCAGAGCCTGAGCAGGCCCAGACCAAGCCGGAACCTAAAACAAAAGCACCGGCCAAGCGACCGGCGAAACCTAAGAATGACCTGATGCCCGGTGGCTTTCGCCTCACGTCCGAAGGTGTGTTTTATTCCGGCGAAGACGGCGAAGCGCGCCCGGTGTGTTCGCCTCTGGAAATCCTCGCCCGTACCCGCGACGACAAAGGCCAGAACTGGGGCCTACTCGTCGAGTTCGACGATCCCGACGGCGCCAAGAAGCGCTGGAATATCCCGGCGCGCACCATGACCGGCGACTTCGGCAAAGACGTGCTTGGCCCGTTGGTGGATATGGGTCTGCGTCTCGCCGGTAGTCGCTCCGGACGCAATGCACGTAACGACCTGCAAAGTTACCTCGGCGGCTTCGACAGCGCGCAAAGGGCACGACTGGTCACCCGCTTGGGTTGGCACGACAGCGCCTTTCTGCTGCCCGAGCAACAGGTCGGCGCGCACAGCGAACACCTGCACTTCTACGAGGCCGGCTCACAGCTTCCGCCGATCAGCGAAGGAGGCACGCTTGAGCAGTGGCAAGAGCAGATTGGCGCACTGTGCATCGGTAACCATCGCTTGGCGTTCGTCGTCGGAGTGGCTTTTGCTGGCCCGCTGCTGCACATGCTCGGCCATGAGTCGGGTGGTTTCCACTTGTACGGCGACAGCTCAGGCGGCAAGACCACGCACCTGCAAGTGGCTGCCTCGATCTACGGCGGGCCGCGTCTGGTGCGTTCGTGGCGCTCCACCGACAACGCGCTCGAATCCATCGCCGCCGCGCATTCCGACGGCCTTCTGGTGCTGGATGAAATCGGCATGTGCGACCCACGCATCATTGGCGAGACGGTGTACATGCTCGGAAACGGCACCGGCAAGGCACGCGCCAATGACCGTGGTCAAGCAGGCCGACAGGTGCAGGAGTGGCGCTTGCTGTTTCTCTCCACCGGAGAGAAGACGCTGGCCCAGCACATGGCCGAGGCCAACAAGGAGCTGAAAGCGGGCATGGAGGTGCGCATGCTCGCGGTCCCGGCTGATGCAAGCAAAGGCCTCGGCATGTTCGACGCGCTCAACGGCTTCGAGGATGCGGCGGCTCTGGCTGACGCGCTGAAAGCACGGGTAGCGAAGTATTACGGCACTCCACTCACTGCGTTCCTCACAGCTCTGTGCGAGCCGGGCAAACGTCACGGTTGGTCCGCCATCCTACGCCGCACGCTGGAAGGGTTTATCGCCCAATCGCTACCGGCCTCCGCCAGCGGACAAGCGCACCGTGCAGCTGCTCGTTTCGGCCTCGCCGCCGCAGCAGGTGAGCTGGCCACCGCGATGGGGATTACTGGCTGGCCTGATGGAACTGCAACCACCGCCGCTCGCGTGTGCCTCAACGCTTGGATGAACGAGCGCGGTGGCGCCGGGAACTTCGAAGGTGATGCGATCTTGGCGCGCCTGCGCCAGGTCATCGAGCGCTTCGGCGAAAGCCGCTTCACCCGCTGGGAATCGGCGGCGGCAAAGATCGACGAACACGGCCCGCGCACCATCGACCGCCTTGGCTTTCGCAAGACGCTTGAGCACGGCCTGGGTGATGCGCTGCACACCACCAACACCTATTACGTGCTGCCCGAGGCATGGCGCTCGGAGATCTTCCGGGGCATGAACATCAACGCCGTGAACAAGGAGCTGCTGCAGCGCGGTGTATTGGAACCGAGCAGCGACGGCAAGGCGTCGAGCCTGGTCCGGCTGCCCGGCCTCGGTCAGCAACGCTGCTACATCGTGAAGACGATTCCGGGAATGGATGAGAGCGAGGCTCGGGCTGCCTGA
- a CDS encoding GGDEF domain-containing protein encodes MVTKNLQDSSHPQWPEAAQTLMALMHAQGEVARLSEREQLFSSLLVSVNAVLWAFNWETRQVLYVSPAYERIFGRSAGLLLADYNQWRDSIYPDDLDYAERSLAEVLVKGAVEDREYRIIAADGQVRWLSDKCFINRQADPGQPVIIVGIAEDITEKKQMEAELQRLATTDVLTQSSNRRHFFECAHREFEQARLQGAPLAFLLLDIDDFKKVNDTYGHPAGDTVLQRIAESGRATLRRGDLFGRIGGEEFAAIFPGCAPDMAMQVAERLQREIQRLSFSHDEQTFGITVSQGLTRLTSDDESLDSLFARADAAMYEAKRQGKNRIISA; translated from the coding sequence ATGGTCACTAAAAACCTACAAGACTCATCCCATCCGCAGTGGCCCGAGGCAGCGCAAACCCTGATGGCACTGATGCATGCCCAAGGTGAAGTCGCGCGCCTTAGCGAACGCGAACAACTGTTCAGCTCCTTGCTGGTCAGCGTCAACGCGGTGCTTTGGGCATTCAATTGGGAAACCCGTCAGGTGCTGTACGTCAGCCCCGCCTATGAACGGATTTTCGGCCGTTCCGCCGGCCTGTTGCTGGCCGATTACAACCAGTGGCGCGACAGCATTTACCCCGACGACCTGGACTACGCCGAGCGCAGCCTGGCCGAAGTGCTGGTCAAAGGTGCCGTCGAAGACCGCGAGTACCGCATCATCGCGGCCGACGGTCAGGTGCGCTGGCTCAGCGACAAGTGCTTCATCAACCGTCAGGCCGACCCGGGGCAACCGGTGATCATCGTCGGTATTGCCGAGGACATCACCGAAAAGAAGCAAATGGAAGCCGAGCTTCAACGCTTGGCGACCACCGACGTGTTGACCCAAAGCAGCAATCGCCGACACTTCTTCGAGTGCGCCCATCGCGAGTTCGAACAGGCACGGCTGCAAGGTGCGCCGCTGGCCTTCCTGCTGCTGGACATTGATGACTTCAAGAAGGTCAACGACACCTACGGCCACCCGGCGGGCGACACTGTGCTGCAACGTATCGCCGAGAGCGGTCGCGCGACATTACGCCGGGGTGATCTGTTCGGGCGAATCGGCGGCGAAGAGTTCGCGGCGATATTCCCGGGTTGTGCGCCGGACATGGCCATGCAAGTGGCCGAGCGCCTGCAGCGAGAGATTCAGCGATTGAGCTTCAGCCATGATGAGCAGACCTTCGGCATCACCGTCAGCCAGGGCCTGACCCGCCTCACCAGCGACGACGAAAGCCTCGATAGCCTGTTCGCTCGCGCGGATGCGGCGATGTATGAAGCCAAGCGCCAGGGCAAGAACCGGATTATCTCCGCCTAA
- a CDS encoding chromosome segregation protein SMC, producing MNEIQDLKDRRDQLLNEAERLHAELLPLEAVLESEDPIEPDRKRELRDKYNELKRNFDSRNNNADLLDRKISRRENLANCDSLMAGYIEAMDNWTADEQELNEKRQSLSTRLEQIQQQAVQDMASARQAETEAATAYAQAVAWGDTEGEKTANADAQKAAKNLAAAAEHNRRQTLIMAALEQELATVDKYIAEAQEKHKGIERTALWLSQTVLEEQWNEAAKALFEVGGKLWANYRLLGLDQVGLMKLAVPEEGENFGNWTWHELSDRSRQYTARDLLQLNELPIPQQPEQMSELEQREDERNEQATTEQHELV from the coding sequence ATGAATGAGATTCAAGACCTGAAAGACCGCCGGGACCAACTGCTGAACGAGGCAGAGCGACTGCACGCCGAACTGCTGCCCCTTGAGGCCGTGCTGGAAAGTGAAGACCCCATCGAGCCGGATCGGAAACGCGAACTGCGGGACAAGTACAACGAGCTGAAAAGGAATTTCGATTCGCGCAACAACAATGCCGACCTTCTGGATCGGAAGATCAGTCGCCGTGAGAACCTCGCCAATTGCGATTCCCTGATGGCGGGTTACATCGAGGCGATGGATAACTGGACTGCCGATGAGCAGGAGTTAAACGAAAAGCGCCAAAGCCTCAGCACCCGCCTGGAACAGATCCAACAACAGGCAGTACAGGACATGGCCAGCGCTCGCCAGGCCGAAACGGAAGCTGCCACTGCGTATGCGCAGGCGGTCGCGTGGGGCGATACCGAAGGCGAGAAGACCGCCAACGCCGATGCCCAAAAGGCCGCGAAGAATCTAGCAGCAGCCGCCGAGCATAATCGTCGGCAGACTCTAATCATGGCCGCTCTGGAGCAGGAGCTGGCCACCGTAGATAAATACATCGCCGAAGCACAGGAAAAGCATAAGGGGATAGAACGCACCGCCCTCTGGCTCTCGCAAACGGTACTGGAGGAGCAATGGAACGAGGCAGCAAAAGCGTTATTCGAGGTGGGTGGAAAGCTGTGGGCAAATTACAGGCTGCTGGGGCTTGATCAGGTGGGACTGATGAAGCTGGCCGTTCCAGAGGAAGGCGAAAACTTCGGGAATTGGACGTGGCATGAACTTTCCGACCGCTCGCGCCAATACACCGCGCGGGACCTACTCCAGCTCAACGAGCTGCCGATACCGCAACAGCCTGAACAAATGAGCGAACTGGAACAACGCGAGGACGAACGCAATGAACAAGCGACTACAGAACAGCACGAGCTGGTCTGA
- a CDS encoding helix-turn-helix transcriptional regulator: protein MTKNFAHLPAPTFSSLASPFDSTSAVPDLATPFDPATTLIRMPRLEIATGLKRSTIYKLMQCPESGFPLPVKLSNSNARGAPVAWVFSEVQSWVKSRIEARDQVAA from the coding sequence ATGACCAAGAACTTCGCCCACCTGCCCGCTCCAACCTTCTCAAGTCTTGCCAGCCCCTTCGACTCCACTTCCGCCGTACCTGACTTAGCCACTCCATTTGACCCCGCCACCACCCTCATCAGAATGCCGCGTCTTGAGATCGCTACGGGACTTAAGCGCTCGACGATCTACAAACTGATGCAGTGCCCTGAAAGTGGTTTCCCGTTGCCCGTCAAACTGAGCAACAGCAACGCACGTGGTGCACCGGTTGCCTGGGTTTTTTCTGAAGTGCAGAGCTGGGTCAAAAGTCGTATTGAAGCCCGCGACCAGGTGGCCGCATGA
- a CDS encoding response regulator has product MMKMLIIEDDEDKLKILEEFITTEFSGYSIETAKSYNSGLRAVIKGNKIYDFILLDMSMPNYDVSPSEPGGGNPESFAGSELLAQMKLRGIQTPTIVVTMFDAFGDNSSKSFFRSVGRKTCISVSADVPWLRVL; this is encoded by the coding sequence ATGATGAAAATGCTTATAATTGAAGATGATGAGGATAAGCTGAAAATTCTTGAGGAGTTTATAACGACTGAGTTTTCTGGCTACTCGATCGAAACAGCGAAGTCATATAACAGCGGCTTGAGGGCTGTGATTAAAGGCAATAAGATATATGATTTTATTCTGCTCGATATGAGCATGCCTAATTACGATGTCAGCCCCAGCGAACCAGGTGGTGGTAACCCTGAAAGCTTTGCTGGTAGCGAGCTTCTTGCCCAAATGAAATTGCGAGGAATTCAAACTCCTACTATCGTTGTAACTATGTTTGATGCCTTTGGTGATAACTCATCAAAAAGTTTCTTTAGATCAGTTGGTCGAAAAACTTGCATTTCAGTTTCAGCCGACGTTCCGTGGCTCCGTGTACTATAA
- a CDS encoding DUF3077 domain-containing protein → MTTSTTLGHATFTRVNATDLKLFRVNAGVPVEDALEMVSLLQHHANQLNFDAAMSDSGERFSWPALYLGEMAKALIDDINDALFLPRADA, encoded by the coding sequence ATGACCACTTCCACCACGCTGGGTCACGCCACATTTACACGCGTGAATGCCACCGACTTGAAATTGTTCCGGGTCAATGCCGGGGTACCGGTCGAAGACGCACTGGAGATGGTTTCCCTGCTGCAGCATCACGCCAACCAGCTCAACTTCGACGCCGCCATGAGCGACAGCGGCGAGCGTTTCAGTTGGCCCGCTCTGTACCTGGGCGAGATGGCCAAAGCCCTGATCGACGACATCAACGACGCGCTGTTTTTGCCGAGGGCTGACGCATGA